In Rhinopithecus roxellana isolate Shanxi Qingling chromosome 16, ASM756505v1, whole genome shotgun sequence, a single genomic region encodes these proteins:
- the BSPRY gene encoding B box and SPRY domain-containing protein isoform X3 produces the protein MSAEGAEPGPGSGPGPGPEPGPLCPEHGQALSWFCRSERRPVCAACAGLGGRCRGHRIRRAEERAEELRNKIVDQCERLQLQSAAITKYVADVLPGKNQRAVSMASAARELVIQRLSLVRSLCESEEQRLLEQVHGEEERAHQSILTQRVHWAEALQKLDTIRTSLVGMLTHLDDLQLIQKEQEIFERHRGHMDR, from the exons ATGTCCGCCGAGGGCGCGGAGCCGGGGCCGGGGTCCGGTCCCGGGCCGGGACCTGAGCCGGGGCCACTCTGCCCCGAACACGGCCAGGCTCTGAGCTGGTTCTGCCGCTCCGAGCGACGGCCCGTGTGCGCCGCCTGCGCGGGGCTGGGCGGTCGCTGCCGGGGGCACCGCATCCGCCGGGCGGAGGAGCGCGCCGAGGAGCTGCGG AACAAGATTGTGGACCAGTGTGAGAGGCTGCAGTTACAAAGTGCTGCCATCACCAAGTATGTGGCGGACGTCCTGCCAGGGAAGAACCAAAGAGCAGTG AGCATGGCCAGTGCAGCGAGGGAACTGGTTATCCAGCGGTTGAGTCTGGTGAGGAGTCTTTGCGAGAGCGAGGAGCAGCGGTTACTGGAACAGGTGCATGGCGAAGAGGAGCGGGCCCACCAGAGCATCCTGACACAGCGGGTGCACTGGGCCGAGGCACTGCAGAAGCTTGACACCATCCGCACCAGCCTGGTGGGCATGCTTACCCACCTGGATGACCTGCAGCTGATT CAGAAGGAGCAAGAGATTTTTGAGAG